A region of the Channa argus isolate prfri chromosome 14, Channa argus male v1.0, whole genome shotgun sequence genome:
GTAATGTGTATCAACCATAGctattacaaaacaaaagattttacCTTTCAGCTTAAAGGGTGACTGTACCAAATTTCAACCAGCTtcctatggctttagtttaggttgtcaatctgcattaatggttttaaacttccctctgactttcctatattaGAATATTTTCCAATTTTGCCAGAAAAAGTCCTCCAGATGAAATCACCCGCAGGAGTTTTTCCATCATGCGTGCAGATGATGTCCTCTGGGGGAGCTTTGGAAGAGCgtgttgaccatgattacaaactccatggAGTGAgtaacaagataacataatctgaactaaaggttcctccaaacGATGTCATCTacaggcatttttcagctaaaagtaaagagatattttgatatagggaagtcaatgggaagttgACATTTacgtacatgtactacccaaactagattCATGAGAAGCAAGTTCAACATATGTGAAGGTGTCCATTTGACACAAAGCTTGTGTTATCCATGACTGAAACtgaattattttgtcattattttctcatttaactTTCCAAACATGACATAAATGATCATTGGgtatataattttaattagGTCAAACATAAACTACATCAACTGCTCTCAATACATCCATTATATATAAACACACCGCTGTGTGACTTAGTAGAAAACGTTTCCTCAGCTAGCATGACGTTAAGCTAATACTAGCTACGCTTCCTCGTGAAGAATGCTAAATTAAACAGCagcaatttaaacatttttatgatttaatatAGAGTTGTCACCCACTCCAAAAAGCAACACGACACACAGCTCAAATTCAGGGTTTTATGAAGAGAACATACAATACCCACTTGGTTTGTTGTGACCTCTGGTACTGAACTAAATGACTACGACAACCACAAACGTTTTATGGCAAGCTACGGCAAAGCATTCGGGACAAAATAACAACgcgccaaaaaaaaaagtaaagtaaaaagtcaaagtagccataattaaatctacttaagatGCGTGAAAAAACTACTATTAGTATCCAAATCATTAAACTTATAGTAGATTTGCGTTCAGTGACACtgtatacattttacaattaatgTATCCATTATGATTTATGAACCTGTTTAGTTATccattaacaataaaaataaagggaaaatcatgtttcattattttaaaaaaaaagtgttttgaaaaatgttattttgtgtcaAAGACAATCAAAATTAAGGATTTTGATCCAACTATGCCATACATTTTACTAGCAACTTTATTAATCAGCCCActgtaaaaagcattttttttttcattccattcGCAGTACTTTACCCTAAAAgccacatatttaaaaataatgtactgctcttttctgccttgatgtgtatttgtttagtCGATTTTGTTTCCATTAGTAAGGCAAATTTAGTCACCATACAACTGTTTGTCAGAAATTAATTTTCAGGAAATTAGGcatgtatttatgtaaataattatatacAATCATGTACACTACTGACATGATATATTGGCCAAGTTTGCATTTATGCATTAGGCTCAGAGTGTATGTTACAAAACTATATTAAAGTTTGCTTGGTGGGTTGAGTAGCTGCTTCAGGGCTTCGAGGTTTTCCCCCTCTGGAGCCTCAGGCCATGCACTGTGGTctggagacaaacacacaaaaatttaTTATGCTGCATACGGCAAAGCCTGTAGCATGTACATGCAGTATCTGTGAAATAACAAAGTGTACATACTGGGGATCTCCCACATTGTGTGGTATAGACTCTGTCCTGCATCCACCCGCAGAGTGGCTCCAGAGATGTAGGAGGCAgcaggagagagaaggaaacaCACTGCTGATGAGatctaaaaatagaaaaatttagttttgtatttagaaaaaaaatagagagaaagagaaagagaaagtaatGTTCAGTGCAGCCAATAATGTTTGTTTAAGGTAAGTTAGGGGTAGgcaaataaagcactttgttAAGGTTAGCAAAATTTTCATTCAACATGAATTTTAGATGTACTGCCTGGAGGATCAGTTCTGATGTTGacaatgaatgtgtgtgctaAAATTTAAAATCATGGTTCACTTACCAACTTTTTCTAGTGCATTTCAGAAAAATCACAAATCAtgggaaaaaaactgtgtgtctgCAATAACTTAGCATAAATACTGGAAATGTTGTTCATAGCAGTGGTGAGAACACTAGCATGCAtggtgaaaaaaagaagactTTTTAGATGCAACAAAACAGCCCACAGTGCCTTTCTTCAAGGTATTGTGAGTATCCCTATACAGCTACATACCTCTTCTGGTACTCCCAGTCTCTTGGCAGGGCAAAATGGAACAGACATCTTGAAAAGATTTGGTCCAAGCTCCTTGTAATTCTCCATTGCAGTTTTGGAAAAGATTGTTCCCTGCAACCACAAACATGGACAGGCTTGAAATTACCACACAACCAAAGAACTCCAACACATGGCCGTGCACTCAGTCATGATCTGTACATACAGGTGCTATGGCGTTGACTCTGACCCCTGAGTTGGCCCACTCGATGGCCAGGCTCTTTGTTAAGTTATCCACTGCAGCCCTCGCTGCTCCTGTGTGGCTGTCAGGGGGAGGAAAAGGTTtttcagtgaaaagaaaaagactgcCTGGGTTTGTGAATTTGCATGTGAACTTAGCGGTAAGTGGTGCTTACGCCATGCCTGGGAAGCCTTTCCACATATCAGCGATTATGTTGATGATCACACCTCCATGCTGTTTCATCCATGCAGTGTAAACTGTGTGGACAGCAACATAGTCAGAGTGAAAGCTTGAAGGCACACTGAAATGGTGTTAACCATCAGCAGCTTACCCTCTTTGCAGCAGTGAAAAGTTCCCGTCAGGTTGGTGTCTATCACTGCATTCCAGCCTTTGGAGGACATGTGCTCTGCTGGGCTGCTGAATTGACCGCCTCCGTTGTTCACCAGAAAGTCTATCCTGCCAAACTGCTTTAGCACTGATGATATAAGCGCCTTCACCTGCCAAGCGGGGAGTAGAAACATCACAATGCATTCAGGCTCAGACAAATGGCAAGAggcaacagagagtgtgtgtgacctACCTCTTCCTCATTGCGGATGTTGCAGGCCAGAGGAGTGACGCGTGCTGGGCTGGAGGGGGGAATTTTTTGTCCCATCTCCTGGGCAGCTGTCTCCAGCCTCTCTGCCTTTCTGCTGGAGATCACTACACTGCAGCCTGATGACAAAGTTAGCCATGACATAGTTCTGACCATGCCTGTTATGACTGATGCAGTTTAAGATTTTTTGTAAGGAGAAAGAGTGGATTGCTAAATTTCACTAATTGTATTTATAATGACTGTTGGTAATTAAGTCACTGACTGCACGATGGTGAGTGATATTTCAGATGTATGAGGAAACTGTTTCTGTATTCtgattactgtatttattcaacAATAAACTGGGAACAAATGTTTGAAAGTCAAAGGTGGTATACCAACATTAGCACTATGTTGGTATACAGTGACTCGTATTTTCTCACTTATTTTTAACAGCTGGTCggacacaaatgtgtgtgtgtcaaagttCGCTTGGTCCTTGTCATTCAGTTGTTTTTCACTGCAGAACGTGTGCGCTTTGAATAATGAAAACTGACTGGGCTCTCACACTCAGCATTACTCACCCAGCTCCAGAAGCTCAGCAGAGATCGCTTTACCGATTCCTGTCCCTCCACCCGTTACTATTGCAACTTTGTGGTTGAACAAGCCCGGTCTGAAAACACTGGACGCCGCCATATTTGTTACTGGATCCTGCGCCCTCTACTGGAAGCTTTCCGGATGTCAGGAGTCTATAATGTCACCATTATCCAGACTTGACACTCGGCTGGCATCCTCAGAAATTCCAGTTTTGTAGGCATTCACTGATGACACCTGTTGAAATTGATGCTAAAGCCTTCCAGTTACAGTACAGATTAAATAAACTGCTTATTCTGTAGCAGAAGTGGAAATGTTTCTTTAAGACATTAAGATATCATACTTGTAAGGTGAAATtatagtggtgtgtgtgtatacacatacacaccacatcattttagtgtttaaatgtatatttagacCTGTCTTGTAGCATGAAATTGTCATGCTGTATATATCTGCCAGTTTCGGTGTGCTGTTATATTGCAAATGTCACTGAGCTATTCTTCATGTAATTTGTGTGCATTTCCTGCAATAACTAATCATAATCCTTGCTTTGAAGAATGATTACTGGTAGTAGAGAGGTAGCTACTTGTGCCATGTATTtaacagtgattttatttttgtcagagaacaaaaatgttaaattattttacctCAGTTGTGTCAGTGACAGCACCTGGCTTTTGGCATAAAATTATGCCAAATCAAAAATATGGATTTAAAAATTGAGTTAAATAACGAGTTatataactgaccacacggtggcgctagagagcccataCTGTAACGATAtacatttcatcatggggcagctgtaCAAAGTTTCTAGCTGTACACAAGAGTGTGATTGCAATCACACTAATTAATTTGGGTTTCAAAATAGGAACCTGAGGGAAGAGAACTGTGGGTCCTCAAAGGATTTAATGCCACCTAAACTCAAACCAAGAAAACcctatttttatgttatgtctTGTATGTACAGCTAATGATGATGTACAACTTTGTCTCCACTGAAATTTCTCACCGAGGTATGTCTGGTGATGCATCTCCTTACAGGAACAGCAGAcaccttttcattttactgctaCATTATACACcacatgtacaaaaacacaaacaaaggatTCCGCTCCAGACTGCTTTATTTCAGAATACAAAGGCCAAGTCCAGGTTGGTTAAATTATAGAAAACAAAGTCCCAAATCCACAAGTGATCATCGCACTAGTTTACTGGTCCTTCAACTCCTTCAGTCTCCTGATTGCAGACTTGACTGTGACAGCAGAAGTTGTgctgaggggggaaaaaaaacaaaaaacaaacaaacaaaaaaaactttactcaGGTCATTGTACAAGTATACCAACTTAAGATGCCTTTAAGAGTCactgatcattttctttttccacagaAGTTGGTGTAGCTTCATTtacacaaaagtaaaacagatttaaacatccatgaagtatttatttgttgaataaaacaaataaatccaaTCTCTGACACATTATCATgatcagtatttaaaaaaaaaaaaaaaaaaaagctctttttgCTTGGCAAAGCAATCTAATCTTCATTTTCCATATTATGGGTCTGCACAGGTacgtctttatttttaaatctaactTCATAATGGTTGGTTTCTGGAAAGGTCATATAGCTAAACATGTCTACCAAAATTAGTGCCTAAATGATCTGAAGTAGGGATGTCCCTATGACAGTATCTGGGATTGGGTCTGATGGCACCCTTGTCCACTCACTTCAAAATCTATGGCAGCTGGAAGAGAGTGCCAATACAGTTATGTGAAACTCATCTATTTAAGTTAAAACAACTATATGGCTGACAGTGGTGTAAATAGCATACTGTTACCATTCTAAAAATTAGAATTCCACTGACAACACCCATAGATGAGGGAGAACTGCAGCATGCTGACAGCATAATGTAATTGTTGATAGTGAAGTACTAGTGTTTGATGACAAATGGAAATATTGCCCTCTTTAAATACTAACGGATACAATCAAATCCACCTCAACAGCTTCAGTATGGATGGCATTATCAGAAAAAGCTGAATTTAGGATCacagcaaagcaaaaacaaaacctacTTGTATGTCCAGGCACCTCCAGCAACCGTCTTCTTGCAAGAACCACAGTGCCAGATACCGACAGCCCTCCTCTTCATCTTGGTCTGCAAGTATAAAtttaacaacattaacaaaGTTTCAACAGCAGTTGACACAAGGATGTTGCCATCACTCGAATATCAACATCTGTAACATCTGTCCATAATGGACTGCTTTCTACATATTTTAATTGATTAGTTACATCAGTCTTGGTGTTCCTTTGGGTTTTCCTTACCTTGCCACAGAAAGAGCAGGTGTATTTAGCATGCTGGGAGATTTCGATTTTCTTCACCATCTTCCTCAGCGACGCACCGTAACGGGTGCCATATTTACCAACGATCCCCACCTTCTTGGTGCGCTTGGCCTGTGGATTGCATTAACACATACTAATTCAATAACACAAACTGCAATCAATGCAATGTACACAAGTAAGCCAGAACATCTGATACAATGGGTTAAAACTGACCCCAGAACTGCTACTATAGGGGTTGATAAACCTGTCTAAGcaattttctttcaaatattcATATAGTTCCCATAGACATGTACCAAGATAACGAGGTTCCAATAACATTATGACTACCAAGCAGATGGGGAAATTCACCATAACTACACCTATATTATACAGACTTTACACCAATGAGCTGCAAAAGACGTAACACCAGCGTGAATAAATTCTTCTCAGCTGTAATGTGAATAGCTAACCAGCACTAGCTTCCTTATAACTGCTAGCCACTTTGCTATTTTCAGCCAATTTCATAACTGTGACCGAGTTTAGATATGACAAATTCTGGTTACGACAAGCAACATGCCACCTAAATATATGAACCAACACCGTCTTTGGGATCTAGAAACCAAAGGCAAGCTGAAATGCCTAGCCCGCCCGGCGCTTGGATTCAGGGAACACAGTAATAGTGGCAGCCATTTCTGTATCATCGGGACATGGAAACATCGTTTTAGCTATCGACAAAATCTCTAAGTTGACACAAATGAGAGTCAGGTCTGGCAAAAAAACGACACCGAAGAATGTAGGAATCTGTATTTATACAATTAACAACACCGAAAACGTTAGATTAACATGGATTAGAAAGGGGACAATCGCAGCTCACCATCGTTTCAGTGGAGACGTAGGTCCAAAGAGGGATTGCTTAACGCGCAGGCGCGATTTACCCACTCGATTCCGCTGCATTATGGGAGTTTGAGTTTTCGCAAACTGCATTTAATTACACATTGCAGTAACATTTGGAACATCAGTACAGCCTTTTGTTGCAGATTTTAAATATCCACAAATCATTATAAACTCAAAATTATATAGGACATTTAATTACCCGTAACTAAGGACGCTTCGATTAAAATGCGCATGCGTGTTCATATGGCGGACGTCAACATCCTGGTGTGCTGCactaaaatgtttgtattcGTAGGTTGTCATAATGCGGCAATACGGTTTGTAAATATATAGCGCATTACACTATTATTTCTCGTCGGATACATTAGATGATGTGCTATGAAGCTAACACGGAAATTGGTTCTCGCTAAGGCTAAGGCCTCGGACTTGGAAAGCGTGAAGAAACTGAACTGCTGGTAAGTTCTTCAGCCCATCACAAATATCGTGAACCGTTTTACCGTTTGCTGATTCGTGTCGTATCTGGTATTTTTGGTAACGTTTTGTTTATCATTTTGCAGGGGATGCGACCTAACTGATGTGAGTAATTCAAGATTCACTGGAAATCGTATTTGTCCCGACACTGAATCcgctgtttatttttaaatgtatcttgTGATTGGTTTGATTTAAATTGTATGCACATAAATGTTCCTCTTTCTTACCAGATTTCTATCTTTACTCAAATGCCCAACATTAAGGTGCTGACACTAAGGTTGGTATATGTTACTCTTTGCAGTTTATCTCTGCTACACACACTATATACAGCCATGTCAGTGACAACATTGAGATTATGTTTCATTTGCATGGAACCATTTAAGATGAGCAATGAATCCTGACTGCaatgtttctccttttctctctctgtagtgTCAACAGCATCTCATCTCTTGCTCCTCTGGCTGGCTGCCTGTATCTGAGTGAGCTCTACCTGAGAAGGAACATGATTCCCTCACTCTCTGAGCTCTTCCATCTGCGCACACTGACACGACTCAGAGTGCTCTGGTTGGCTGAGAATCCCTGTTGTGGAACTGACTCCAGCCAGTATCGTCTCACTGTACTTCGATGCCTTCCTCGCCTTCAAAAGCTGGACAACCAGGGTGAGATCACGATGTCCTATTTGGGAAAGagtgaaaaatagaaaagtagTGCTAATCAGCAAAGCATTCTTTCCTCATGTGTCATTTTAGTTGCTGATTTGGAGATGCTTCATCAGCCAACATTGCCAAGTTCTcatgaaattgtaaatgtttaatttaccaTCGTATCTTGAAACGTGGAGGGTTGATTCATGACCTTGGAAATATATGctgaaaagcagcaaagcagaTAATGTACAGCAGTTAACACATGTATAATATATTCTGTGTGCAGTAGTGACAGAGGATGAGATTGCACTAGCTGTCATGGAGGGTGAAGTGGTCACCACTCCACCTGGTAGCACCCAAAACCAGATTTCCACTAATGGACTCCCAGATGCAGAAATAGAGAATGACCCGCTTAACTATAACATGGTGGAGACCAAGTAAGCTTTACAAAATAGACACCAACACTCATAAAACATTGACACATTaagataaaacatttgtcttttttcttttcagtaaaaTTAGAGAAGAGTTGGGGATGAAGCCCCTCTCCAGAGACAAGTTCCCCTCTCTTTCTTCACCATCAGCAAGAGACAGCAGATCATCTATGAGAAAGGTAATTTATTGCAGGCCATAATTTCCTAAGAAGGACTTCAAATGTTCTATACACGTCAGCTATTAGCTAATCACTGTGTActttacagtcacacacacttgaTGCAATTCTGCTGCTGCTAAGAGATTTGGATGAAGAGGAGCTTCGCATCGTACACACAACTACGCAGAACAGACTACAAACCTACACTATGGACTTAGAAACACTAAGAGATTCACTGCAGACAGAAAACTGACAACATTCAacactgaaatgttttacagcatGCAATTAGGGCCAAACCTCTCACTTCTCCATTTTCAAACCCAAACATCACTATAGGGATTTAACACTccctttaattttatttattattatttaataataataattagcaaCATTTTTCGTTTTGACATGTGGTTGGATAGTCTTTGCTTTGAATTTTTGATAGCAGCATGCCTTACTGCCttgtaagaacaaaaaaaatgtaagttttgctactgtaaatgtaaatctatttCTGTAATTAAAGACAAGAAAACGCTACATTTACTCAGattttaattacacatttactAGCTGAAAACATTCATACTGGCAAATAGTGTGAATGTCACAGTTCTACAAAGGCGTTTAGGACAAGTcataacatttcatggaaaaggTTTTAAATCACTATTTAAACTGTGCAGAGCATGTAAGGTAGGATCAGGTGTTATGTTCATCATATTTAAGTGGAACTTTACAGTGTATAGATGCTTGAAAGGTGGAGATTAAGTCTGGAATTATATTTAGCTGAAGTTTAAAGTCTTCTCTTGTCAATCACCCTCCTCATTCTCCAGGAAATCCATCAATGTGCTAGCCTCCACAGCAACAATCAGGTACTCCACTCCATCTGCACCCTGGAGAATTGTGGAAATAAATGTAAGTGGGAGACATTAAAGTCTACATAGACTTAAGCCAGGGTATCAGttaagaaaacagaaattaaacagAAGTCCACCTTGCGTGTCCGTATGAGTTTGTGGTCTCTGAACTCAGTCAGCTGAGTCCTCAGTGTGAGGTCAGAGTTGACCAAGAATGCCTCTCGACAACGCTGGTAGAAATCTTGGAATGACAACCCTACCGAAAGT
Encoded here:
- the pecr gene encoding peroxisomal trans-2-enoyl-CoA reductase, coding for MAASSVFRPGLFNHKVAIVTGGGTGIGKAISAELLELGCSVVISSRKAERLETAAQEMGQKIPPSSPARVTPLACNIRNEEEVKALISSVLKQFGRIDFLVNNGGGQFSSPAEHMSSKGWNAVIDTNLTGTFHCCKEVYTAWMKQHGGVIINIIADMWKGFPGMAHTGAARAAVDNLTKSLAIEWANSGVRVNAIAPGTIFSKTAMENYKELGPNLFKMSVPFCPAKRLGVPEEISSAVCFLLSPAASYISGATLRVDAGQSLYHTMWEIPNHSAWPEAPEGENLEALKQLLNPPSKL
- the rpl37a gene encoding large ribosomal subunit protein eL43, with the translated sequence MAKRTKKVGIVGKYGTRYGASLRKMVKKIEISQHAKYTCSFCGKTKMKRRAVGIWHCGSCKKTVAGGAWTYNTTSAVTVKSAIRRLKELKDQ
- the cfap410 gene encoding cilia and flagella associated protein 410, giving the protein MKLTRKLVLAKAKASDLESVKKLNCWGCDLTDISIFTQMPNIKVLTLSVNSISSLAPLAGCLYLSELYLRRNMIPSLSELFHLRTLTRLRVLWLAENPCCGTDSSQYRLTVLRCLPRLQKLDNQVVTEDEIALAVMEGEVVTTPPGSTQNQISTNGLPDAEIENDPLNYNMVETNKIREELGMKPLSRDKFPSLSSPSARDSRSSMRKSHTLDAILLLLRDLDEEELRIVHTTTQNRLQTYTMDLETLRDSLQTEN